One Rhizoctonia solani chromosome 3, complete sequence genomic region harbors:
- a CDS encoding Rho GTPase-activating protein, with protein sequence MAEERVLSVAPSIVDPVPRTKPRPTRSGLGLEFVYSPSDDGVDENLLIVLHGLGDTMAPFVRMAKQLKLPQTAILVLQASDPIPFLDQGEEMYQWYTSFTSLGEMIERPNPLPAVEKIHRAIAHLKDECRWTESRIHLFGFAQGGTVALESALRLPGGIKSVVSVAGGLVEVPTRAGPGAGSRVLYVGPSAGEGGLRKGFGIVRTEKMDEQVFPGSRSRASTTVIQRTATPLGVSQHHRRSLGVIDERPRRESGSGNNGNGNGNTHIPTSTPLSTYARILAKFRRQASDGHVPVSVPIGADKSASASASASASASASTGPSTVRPRRTLRKRTSSIRPATPPHSRPPLASAAPSQSNTTPSSSKRRISPVRRTTSPVPFNPPNLQNQKIPNIPSNAPPPAPIPVPTPVPAPRRPQVGTASPHPPDMHHPSSPPATKQNLKSWWKQFKNAQGGILKRDPDELVKNAPHKVFGIPLRESLRYASVQISTANPQGELYVWGYIPVVVAKCGLFLKENATEVEGVFRINGSNKRMRDLQSIFESPPRYGKDLNWKHESYTSHDVASVFRRYLTQMPEPVIPTEQYHAFRAALADRSKSENDVIQTYRKLIKEMPRANQYLLLYVLDLLSVFARKSDKNLMTESNLAVIFRPGIISLPAHEMKPTEHALSQQVLVFLIQHQDHFMLDPPARGDSIMLSAGMSPGIERNTYIGSHPGQFSPGVERPGYIVPSDSDEDPPPGGYKLVERRRDPTTGSLARRRSFHDPGTNLGPLTTEPESIGSESPVTTESGGGGGKVKRSRTVPSQRGASVLDSSNGSKRRMKRLDTLGSVGSTVESGAASTLSGVGGSAIEHDSAPTPTSSTVAVVNAAPPAGRPSTS encoded by the exons ATGGCCGAAGAACGAGTGTTGAGTGTCGCTCCGTCCATTGTGGACCCGGTGCCGCGCACGAAACCTCGACCTACACGTTCGGGACTAGGATTGGAGTTTGTGTATTCCCCGAGCGATGATGGAGTGGACGAGAATTTATTGATTGTTTTGCATGGGCTTG GGGACACGATGGCCCCGTTTGTACGAATGGCCAAGCAATTAAAGCTTCCCCAGACAGCGATACTCGTCTTACAAGCCTCAGATCC AATTCCGTTTTTGGATCAAGGCGAAGAAATGTATCAGTGGTATACATCGTTTACGTCCCTCGGAGAGATGATTGAACGTCCGAATCCGTTGCCGGCCGTTGAGAAAATACACCGAGCCATCGCACATCTCAAAGACGAATGCCGTTGGACCGAATCAAGGATTCATCTGTTCGGATTCGCACAAGGGGGAACTGTCGCACTCGAATCTGCGCTCCGTCTCCCGGGAGGTATCAAGTCGGTGGTGTCTGTCGCGGGGGGGCTGGTCGAGGTTCCGACCCGAGCAGGACCCGGGGCTGGAAGCCGGGTTTTGTACGTAGGGCCGAGCGCGGGGGAAGGGGGGTTGCGCAAAGGGTTCGGAATTGTGCGGACGGAGAAGATGGATGAG CAAGTGTTTCCTGGCTCGCGTTCGCGGGCCTCGACTACGGTTATCCAGCGGACGGCGACACCTCTGGGAGTCTCTCAACACCATCGTCGGTCCCTGGGTGTTATTGACGAGCGCCCGCGAAGGGAGAGTGGTAGCGGTAACAACGGCAACGGCAACGGCAACACCCACATACCCACGAGCACACCGCTCTCCACATACGCACGCATCCTGGCCAAGTTCCGACGACAAGCATCCGACGGTCACGTACCGGTCTCGGTCCCAATAGGCGCAGACAAGAGTGCTAGTGCCAGTGCCAGTGCTAGTGCCAGTGCTAGTGCTAGTACTGGACCAAGTACGGTTCGGCCCAGGCGTACACTTCGGAAGCGGACTTCTTCAATCCGGCCTGCCACACCGCCTCACAGCCGtccaccactagcaagtgCGGCTCCGTCCCAATCCAACACAActccttcctcttccaagcGCCGTATATCTCCCGTTCGTCGCACGACGTCACCCGTGCCCTTCAATCCCCCAAACTTACAAAATCAAAAAATTCCCAATATTCCGTCAAACGCCCCCCCTCCCGCTCCCATCCCCGTCCCCACCCCGGTCCCTGCCCCCCGGAGACCGCAGGTTGGGACTGCCTCTCCTCACCCTCCCGACATGCACCACCCATCCAGCCCACCAGCAACGAAACAGAACTTAAAGTCATGGTGGAAACAGTTCAAGAATGCCCAGGGTGGCATTCTCAAGCGGGATCCCGATGAGCTTGTCAAGAACG CGCCCCACAAGGTGTTCGGCATTCCCTTGCGCGAGAGTCTGCGCTATGCGAGTGTGCAGATCTCCACTGCCAATCCACAGGGCGAGCTCTATGTCTGGGGCTATATCCCCGTCGTCGTGGCCAAGTG CGGCCTTTTCCTCAAAGAAAATG CAACCGAAGTCGAAGGCGTATTTCGAATCAACGGATCCAACAAGCGCATGCGTGATCTCCAGAGCATCTTTGAGTCACCTCCCAGA TATGGCAAGGATCTCAATTGGAAACACGAGTCCTACACCTCGCATGACGTCGCCAGTGTCTTCCGTCGCTATCTCACCCAGATGCCG GAACCCGTCATTCCGACAGAGCAGTACCATGCT TTTCGGGCCGCTCTAG CGGATCGATCCAAGAGCGAGAACGATGTTATTCAGACTTACCGAAAGTTGATCAAGGAGATGCCCCGTGCGAACCAATACCTTTTGCTTTATGTTTTAGATCTCCTCTCGGTGTTTGCCCGTAAATCGGACAAGAACCTTATGACCGAGTCTA ATCTCGCAGTGATTTTCCGACCAGGGATCATCAGTCTTCCTGCACACGAGATGAAGCCAACTGAACACGCTCTATCACAACAAGTCCTCGTGTTCCTCATCCAGCACCAGGATCACTTTATGCTCGACCCTCCAGCCCGGGGCGATTCCATCATGCTTAGTGCAGGCATGAGCCCCGGCATCGAGCGGAACACTTATATCGGCTCTCACCCCGGCCAGTTCAGTCCTGGCGTGGAGAGGCCAGGGTATATCGTACCTAGTGACAGCGACGAG GACCCTCCGCCAGGCGGCTACAAACTCGTCGAACGTCGCCGAGACCCAACAACAGGCTCACTCGCCCGCCGACGCTCGTTCCATGACCCAGGCACGAACCTAGGTCCGCTCACGACCGAACCCGAGTCCATCGGCTCCGAATCTCCCGTCACAACCGAGTCCGGTGGCGGAGGAGGCAAAGTAAAACGATCAAGAACGGTGCCTTCCCAACGAGGAGCGAGTGTGCTCGATTCGAGCAATGGATCCAAGCGGCGAATGAAGCGGTTGGATACCCTCGGAAGCGTGGGGAGCACGGTCGAGTCTGGAGCCGCGAGTACGTTGTCGGGTGTTGGCGGGAGCGCGATCGAGCATGATTCGGCGCCGACGCCGACGAGTAGTACGGTAGCAGTCGTGAATGCTGCGCCTCCTGCTGGCCGACCGTCGACATCATAG
- a CDS encoding RPN8-26S proteasome regulatory subunit, with protein sequence MPTTSSEQLADLAGTTVIVHPLVLLSVADHHARSAARAPNKRVVGVLLGQDNGKTVNVANSFAIPFEEDEKDSKTWFLDHNYIEGMWDMFKKVNARERMIGWYHSGPKLRASDQEINDLFKQFIPRPVMVIVNVRQMDESIPTDAYFAVEKIKDDGTETQKTFFHVPSAIEAEEAEEIGVEHLLRDIKDSTTTTLATRVSNQLASLRGLSARLREISAYLKRASQPPGESGALPPNHQISYQLQDALSLLPDLDNPDTTRSFTTATNDQLLVVYLSSLVRAVIALHALVDNKAANGRAELEEGKEKTKEEKKEEVKKDETKVEKEGGAAEGGKRA encoded by the exons ATGCCTACTACATCCTCGGAGCAG CTTGCAGACTTGGCGGGAACGACTGTCA TTGTTCATCCGTTAGTACTGCTCTCTGTTGCGGACCACCACGCAAGGTCGGCAGCCCGAGCTCCCAACAAGCGAGTAGTGGGTGTCTTATTAGGGCAGGATAATGGCAAGACAGTCAACGTCGCCAATTCTTTTGCAATCCCATTCGAGGAAGACGAGAAGGATTCAAAGACATGGTTCTTGGACCATAATTATATTGAAGGGATGTGGGACATGTTTAAGAAGGTGAACG CTCGGGAAAGGATGATTGGCTGGTACCACTCTGGACCAAAACTGCGTGCATCGGACCAAGAAATCAATGACCTCTTTAAGCAATTCATTCCTCGCCCCGTCATGGTCATTGTAAATGTACGACAAATGGACGAGAGCATTCCAACAGACGCTTACTTTGCCGTAGAGAAGATTAAGGAT GACGGAACAGAGACACAAAAAACATTCTTCCATGTGCCCTCTGCGATAGAGGCTGAAGAGGCAGAGGAGATTGGCGTTGAGCACTTGTTGCGAGACATCAAAGATAGTACGACTACCACCCTCGCAACTCGTGTCAGCAACCAGCTAGCAAGTCTCCGTGGTCTGAGTGCTCGCCTCCGAGAAATTAGTGCATACCTCAAACGCGCCTCACAACCCCCTGGTGAATCTGGAGCGCTCCCTCCCAATCATCAAATTTCGTATCAACTGCAGGACGCACTGTCTCTTTTACCCGATTTGGATAACCCAGATACGACAAGGAGCTTTACGACTGCGACGAACGACCAGTTGTTGGTGGTTTACTTGAGTAGCTTGGTCAGGGCAGTCATTGCTCTTCATGCGCTAGTCGACAACAAAGCAGCCAATGGTCGTGCGGAGTTGGAAGAGGGAAAGGAGAAGACGAAggaagagaagaaggaagaggTCAAGAAGGATGAAACAAAAGTTGAGAAGGAAGGTGGTGCTGCAGAAGGAGGGAAGCGCGCATAG
- a CDS encoding Copia-like polyprotein/retrotransposon, protein MLGGAAVSWSAKKQATVALSTMEAKYMALLHACTQALWMQQFFEELYLYADAPTLILSDNLAALTLSVESQFHGRSKHIDIRHHFMRNIIEKRKVTTLYVPSNENLADAFTKALPAPQFRYLMRSIMGEPIEEPIKDELIN, encoded by the coding sequence ATGCTTGGCGGCGCAGCCGTTTCTTGGTCAGCTAAGAAGCAAGCAACTGTTGCTTTGTCAACAATGGAAGCCAAGTATATGGCGTTATTGCACGCATGTACCCAGGCCTTATGGATGCAACAATTCTTTGAAGAACTGTACCTATACGCTGATGCACCAACCCTTATTCTCTCAGATAATCTCGCTGCACTCACCCTATCCGTCGAATCTCAATTTCATGGACGATCGAAACACATCGACATACGACACCATTTCATGCGCAATATTATCGAGAAACGGAAGGTAACTACGTTGTACGTACCGTCCAACGAGAACCTAGCAGACGCCTTCACTAAAGCACTCCCGGCACCACAATTCAGGTACCTCATGAGATCAATCATGGGCGAACCGATCGAAGAACCAATCAAAGACGAATTGATTAACTAA
- a CDS encoding proteasome regulatory particle subunit → MIAKSLFAVLPLVGLARGHAAIFHKSVWGMNVTQTNSPQYGRDNRAVAPLRQLSFNQWWFHGHLDQPPHPEDIMELPAGGKVTTEISCDIGATSLWPWGPGGDHQAGNNPCPNSFTEHIHANNENDLGGCALAIAYKSEASEVKPEDFVVFSVNHRCVWDRFTDFQIPANMPECPNGKCICGWYWQHREDAGGDEMYMNNFQCKITGATSNTPIPQGQVPVRCVGDPSKCVKGAKQPFYWDQAEGNNVFENIYTPPLYLDSYGFADGAQNDIWDTVGGASPIASKSADLASTSVETPASTATSISTTAVVTDSSSTPVPEATTTPQEPDAPTAASSSEAPATSTPAQTQAAEPSTPASSELPASAPAPEPTSAPASAPTSAPAPEPTSAPASAPEITSVEAPTSTSPSALTSSAPTSTQGQRTCRAKKHKRSIRHQRRSRRSL, encoded by the exons ATGATTGCCAAGTCTCTTTTTGCAGTCCTGCCGCTTGTCGGCCTTGCTCGTGGCCATGCTG CTATTTTTCACAAATCTGTATGGGGAATGAATGTCACCCAGACCAACTCTCCCCAGTATGGCCGTGATAACCGTGCTGTAGCTCCCTTAAGGCAGCTGTCATTCAACCAGTGGTGGTTCCATGGTCATCTCGACCAACCGCCGCATCCCGAAGATATCATGGAACTTCCCGCCGGTGGTAAAGTAACCACCGAGATCTCCTGCGACATAGGTGCCACTTCGCTTTGGCCATGGGGCCCGGGTGGTGATCACCAAGCCGGCAATAATCCATGCCCCAACTCATTTACCGAGCACATCCACGCCAACA ATGAGAATGATCTCGGCGGCTGTGCTCTGGCGATTGCATACAAGTCGGAGGCAAGCGAAGTCAAGCCCGAAGATTTTGTTGTGTTTAGTGTCAACCACAGGTGTGTTTGGGATCGCTTCACCGATTTCCAGA TCCCGGCCAACATGCCTGAGTGCCCCAACGGCAAGTGTATTTGCGGCTGGTACTGGCAACACAGGGAAGATGCTGGTGGAGATGAGA TGTACATGAACAACTTTCAGTGCAAAATTACCGGCGCGACTTCGAATACGCCTATCCCTCAGGGACAAGTCCCCGTACGTTGCGTTGGCGACCCCAGTAAATGTGTCAAGGGTGCTAAGCAGCCTTTCTACTGGGATCAAGCTGAGGGTAATAAC GTGTTTGAGAACATTTACACGCCTCCTCTGTACTTGGATAGTTACGGTTTCGCCGATGGTGCTCAGAACGACATTTGGGATACCGTTGGTGGCGCGTCTCCCATAGCGTCGAAGAGTGCAGACCTCGCTTCCACCTCCGTCGAAACCCCTGCTTCTACGGCTACTTCTATCTCGACCACCGCGGTTGTGACTGATAGCTCATCGACCCCAGTGCCTGAGGCTACTACGACCCCCCAGGAGCCCGATGCTCCAACGGCTGCCTCGTCTTCTGAAGCCCCTGCAACATCCACTCCTGCTCAAACCCAGGCTGCCGAACCATCGACACCTGCTTCCTCTGAGCTCCCCGCCTCTGCACCCGCCCCTGAGCCTACCTCTGCGCCTGCTTCTGCACCCACCTCTGCACCCGCCCCCGAACCTACCTCTGCACCCGCTTCTGCACCAGAAATCACATCCGTCGAGGCTCCCACCTCTACTTCTCCTTCCGCGCTCACGTCTTCGGCCCCAACTTCAACCCAGGGTCAACGCACTTG CCGAGCCAAAAAGCACAAGCGTTCGATTCGTCACCAACGTCGCTCTCGCCGCTCTCTTTAA
- a CDS encoding GTP-binding protein YPT1 → MHASEYDYLFKLLLIGDSGVGKSCLLLRFADDTYTESYISTIGVDFKIRTIELEGKTVKLQIDKSDSAQSPRPTTAAHTELSSYDVTDNDTFTNVKQWLQEIDRYASEGVNKLLVGNKSDLTSKKVVEYTVAKEFADQLSIPFLETSAKNATNVEQAFLTMAKQIKDRMGSTTSTTNNTKANTITPGQSVNQQSSGGCC, encoded by the exons ATGCACGCCAGCGAATACGACTATCTCTTCAAACTCCTCCTCATTGGTGACTCTGGTGTCGGCAAG AGTTGTTTGCTCCTGCGTTTTGCAGATGACACTTACACCGAGAGCTACATTTCCACCATTGGCGTCGACTTCAAGATTCGTACCATCGAACTCGAGGGCAAGACTGTGAAACTCCAGATT GACAAGAGCGATTCCGCACAATCACCTCGTCCTACTACCGCGGCGCACACGGAATTATCGTCGTATGACGTAACTGATAACG ACACGTTCACGAACGTTAAGCAGTGGCTACAGGAAATCGATCGTTACGCGTCGGAGGGTGTCAACAAGCTTCTTGTTGGTAATAAATCCGACTTGACCAGCAAAAAGGTTGTTGAGTACACCGTTGCAAAG GAATTCGCCGACCAACTCTCTATTCCGTTCCTTGAGACCTCTGCGAAGAACGCAACCAACGTCGAGCAGGCATTCTTGACTATGGCGAAGCAGATCAAGGACCG AATGGGATCCACGACAAGCACAACTAACAACACTAAGGCCAACACCATCACACCAGGCCAGAGCGTGAACCAGCAATCCTCCGGAGGATGCTGCTAA
- a CDS encoding ribosomal protein L10 yields MGATRAEKEVYFEKLKQLLDTYPSIFVVNVDNVGSNQMHQIRVALRGKGVVLMGKNTMVRRAIRTIISERPEFERLLPHVKLNIGFVFTSGDLKDVREIIVANKVAAPARAGALAPKDVFVPAGNTGMEPGKTSFFQALGIPTKIARGTIEIVSDVKVVTGGNRVGPSEATLLNMLNISPFTYGMTVVQIFDQGNVFSPDVLDIDESVLIDRFLSGIKSIAAISLALNYPTIASITHSLVNAYKNLLAIAVTTEYSFEAAEKVKEYLANPEAFAAAAPAAAAAPAAATEEAAPAKEEEKEESDDDMGFGLFD; encoded by the exons ATGGGTGCTACTCGTGCTGAGAAGGAGGTTTACTTCGAGAAGCTCAAGCAATTGCTCGACACCTACC CCTCGATTTTCGTCGTCAATGTCGACAATGTTGGCTCCAACCAGATGCATCAAATCCGTGTGGCCCTCCGCGGAAAGGGCGTCGTCCTGATGGGTAAGAACACCATGGTCCGCCGTGCGATCCGTACCATCATCAGCGAGCGCCCCGAATTCGAACGTCTCCTCCCGCATGTCAAGCTCAATATTGGATTCGTCTTTACGAGCGGAGACCTCAAGGACGTGCGCGAAATCATCGTTGCCAACAAGGTCGCCGCCCCTGCTCGTGCCGGTGCCCTCGCTCCCAAGGACGTCTTTGTCCCAGCCGGAAACACCGGTATGGAACCCGGAAAGACGTCTTTCTTCCAGGCGCTCGGTATCCCAACCAAGATCGCTCGTGGTACGATCGAAATCGTGTCCGACGTCAAGGTCGTTACTGGTGGCAACCGTGTCGGTCCTTCCGAAGCCACCTTGTTGAACATGTTGAACATTTCGCCGTTCACATACGGAATGACTGTGGTCCAAATCTTCGACCAGGGCAACGTGTTCTCGCCTGATGTGCTCGATATCGACGAGTCGGTCTTGATCGACAGGTTCTTGTCCGGAATCAAGTCGATTGCTGCCATTTCTTTGGCTCTCAACTACCCGACTATCGCCTCGATTACTCACTCGCTCGTCAATGCGTACAAGAACTTGCTCGCCATTGCCGTCACTACCGAGTACAGCTTCGAGGCTGCCGAGAAG GTCAAGGAATACCTCGCCAATCCCGAGGCATTTGCCGCCGCCGCAcccgctgctgctgctgccccTGCTGCCGCCACCGAGGAGGCCGCACctgccaaggaagaagagaagg AGGAGTCCGACGACGACATGGGCTTCGGTCTCTTCGACTAA
- a CDS encoding Cellulase (glycosyl hydrolase family 5 protein), protein MVSLFFMLAALASGHNVLATFTPLSAKETFARMSPGWNLGNTLDALPIEGGWNNPPVQNVTFSQIYADGFRSVRIPITFVNQFIAGAPSYTVNATWLSRINYVVDAALATGLYAVVNVHHDSWDWADMSGSKPDIDARKAKFEKLWQQLATVLKDKNERLIFESLNEPVGSTQSDANVLNDLNLRFTNVVRNTGGNNPQRVLSLPGLNDNAQYLNQWFIAPNNYTSDKWTVQFHYYSPWDFTSNSWGKTFWGSDADKATVDSEFAQVRENFSVPILIGEYGTYSVGSAIEKAARYDHVVRTAIKYTMVPQWWDNGNDFYDRANAKWRDVTTKNIVIAAAAGKINTIPYNGNGTIWLKSGVTTPASIYLQYNGNGLKGIYTPSGTALIAGKDYTVVTSPLTGFTLTPSYISSLGSSSTLGEIGRVIVRSSSGADLEIDIRRYARPVISTGTINVSGSTSDYFINFSPNGAKLATVKAVGPSGEFVKDDWTVWLGEPQAGRINWGDYGVYENQLIIYSSLLSTIKNFGKPVTLTWEFWPRADTSNNATTVVTVT, encoded by the exons ATGGTCTCGTTGTTTTTCATGCTTGCTGCCCTCGCCAGTGGGCACAATGTGCTGGCTACCTTTACTCCGCTCTCGGCGAAAGAAACCTTCGCGCGTATGAGCCCAGGTTGGAACCTAGGCAACACTCTCGACGCTCTCCCCATTGAAGGAGGGTGGAACAACCCGC CCGTTCAGAATGTTACATTTTCGCAGATTTATGCCGACGGTTTCCGTAGCGTTCGCATTCCAATCACCTTTGTCAATCAATTCATAGCCGGGGCACCAAGTTATACGGTCAATGCTACCTGGCTTTCGCGTATTAATTATGTGGTTGACGCT GCATTGGCTACCGGATTATATGCCGTTGTTAACGT TCACCATGATAGTTGGGACTGGGCAGATATGTCCGGATCCAAGCCGGACATTGACGCACGGAAAGCCAAGTTCGAGAAACTCTGGCAACAACTAGCAACTGTCCTTAAAGATAAG AATGAGCGACTTATTTTCGAATCATTAAACGAACCCGTAGGATCAACGCAATCCGATGCTAATGTCTTGAATGATTTGAACTTGAGATTTACAAATGTCGTGCGGAACACCG GAGGAAATAACCCCCAGCGAGTTTTATCGCTGCCTGGGCTCAATGACAACGCTCAGTACCTCAATCAGTGGTTCATAGCCCCCAACAATTATACGTCAGATAAGTGGACGGTTCAGTTCCACT ATTACAGTCCCTGGGATTTCACAAGTAATTCATGGGGGAAAACGTTCTGGGGAAGTGACG CCGATAAAGCCACTGTTGATAGCGAATTTGCTCAAGTTCGTGAAAACTTCTCGGTGCCTATCTTGATTGGCGAGTACGGTACTTATTCTGTGGGAAGCGCGATTGAAAAGGCAGCG CGGTATGACCATGTCGTTCGGACGGCGATAAAATACACAATGGTGCCCCAATGGTGGGATAACGGCAACGACTTTTACGATCGCGCTAATGCAAAATGGCGTGATGTCACCACGAAAAACATCGtgattgctgctgctgctggaaaGATAAACACCATCCCCTAC AATGGCAATGGGACGATTTGGTTGAAATCAGGTGTTACCACTCCCGCAAGCATATATCTACAATACAACGGAAACGGCCTCAAGGGTATTTATACTCCATCTGGGACTGCACTCATTGCTGGGAAGGACTACACTGTGGTCACCAGTCCTTTAACCGGATTTACCTTGACGCCCTCGTATATATCATCTCTCGGCTCCAGCTCAACTCTGGGCGAAATTGGGCGTGTTATCGTTCGTTCAAGTTCAGGTGCCGACCTCGAAATCGATATCCGTCGGTATGCGCGGCCCGTGATTTCTACCGGAACAATCAATGTGTCTGGGAGCACGAGCGATTACTTTATTAATTTTTCTCCCAACGGCGCCAAACTTGCGACAGTGAAGGCAGTTGGGCCCAGTGGTGAATTTGTCAAGGATGATTGGACCGTGTGGCTTGGCGAGCCACAAGCTGGGCGAATCAATTGGGGCGACTATGGTGTCTACGAGAACCAACTAATTATTTACTCGAGCCTACTAAGTACTATCAAGAACTTTGGCAAACCAGTGAC ATTGACTTGGGAGTTCTGGCCACGAGCAGATACTTCAAACAATGCAACTACAGTGGTGACGGTGACTTGA